From one Enterococcus sp. DIV2402 genomic stretch:
- a CDS encoding M42 family metallopeptidase yields MLEKKEEQLLIDLTSARGVPGNEEEVREVFKAYAKDFAEDIFFDGLGSVIAKHSGKGGGPKIFISGHMDEVGFMVTKITEKGFIEFQTLGGWWGQVMLAQQVEIKTQDGKLIHGVIGSKPPHVLSMEARKKPYDVKDMFIDIGASSEEEAKTWGIRPGDMITPYIEYQRMNDSKFLLAKAWDNRVGTAVSLRVLENLANEGHPNCLFAGSDVMEEVGLRGARTSTHLVNPDIAIALDTGTAGDTPGMTPKEADSVLGKGPQVLIFDASMIPHKKLLNFVINVAEELEIPFQYTVITGGGTDAGQMHLTRDGVPSIAITVPVRYLHSHTSIIHEDDYLNTVKLVTEVVRRLDDKKVNELRSY; encoded by the coding sequence ATGTTAGAAAAAAAAGAGGAACAACTATTGATTGATTTAACTTCTGCTCGTGGTGTACCTGGCAACGAAGAAGAAGTTCGAGAGGTTTTTAAAGCCTATGCCAAAGATTTTGCCGAAGATATTTTCTTTGATGGCTTAGGGAGCGTGATTGCCAAACATTCTGGAAAAGGTGGCGGTCCTAAAATCTTTATTTCTGGTCATATGGATGAAGTTGGTTTTATGGTCACCAAAATTACTGAAAAAGGCTTTATTGAATTCCAAACATTAGGTGGCTGGTGGGGCCAAGTTATGCTTGCACAACAAGTAGAAATTAAAACGCAAGATGGAAAATTAATTCACGGCGTTATTGGTTCCAAACCACCACATGTACTATCAATGGAAGCACGCAAAAAACCATATGATGTCAAAGATATGTTTATTGATATTGGGGCGTCAAGTGAAGAAGAAGCAAAAACTTGGGGCATTCGACCAGGAGATATGATTACGCCATATATCGAATACCAACGGATGAATGACAGTAAATTCTTATTAGCTAAAGCATGGGATAATCGTGTGGGGACTGCTGTTTCTTTACGTGTATTAGAAAACTTAGCCAATGAAGGCCATCCAAATTGCTTGTTTGCTGGAAGTGACGTGATGGAAGAAGTCGGATTACGTGGGGCTCGTACAAGTACGCACTTAGTTAATCCTGATATCGCAATTGCTTTAGACACGGGTACTGCTGGGGATACACCAGGAATGACACCGAAAGAAGCAGATTCTGTTCTGGGTAAAGGACCGCAAGTGTTAATTTTTGATGCCTCGATGATTCCACATAAAAAATTATTGAACTTTGTTATTAACGTTGCTGAAGAGTTAGAGATTCCTTTCCAATATACCGTCATTACAGGTGGTGGAACAGACGCAGGACAAATGCATTTAACTAGAGATGGCGTTCCATCAATTGCAATTACCGTCCCTGTACGTTACCTACATTCGCATACATCCATCATTCATGAAGATGATTATTTAAATACGGTTAAATTAGTGACAGAAGTAGTTCGTCGCTTAGATGATAAAAAAGTGAATGAGTTAAGAAGTTATTAA
- a CDS encoding lipoate--protein ligase — MIFVPNDLRDPRVNLAIETFLLQEMAIDEPILLFYINEPSIIIGRNQNTIEEINKEYVDENGIHVVRRFSGGGAVYHDEGNLNFSFIMPDDGNSFRDFEKVTKPIIQALHDMGVEGAQLKGRNDLVINDMKFSGNAMYATNGRMFAHGTIMFDSDVNEVVNSLKVRKDKIESKGIKSIRSRVTNIKPFLPKENQEMTTEEFSQEILLKIFGVDSVEAIKTYTLTDNDWEKVKAISEKYYANWDWNYGKSPAFDIERRKRFPIGSIEVRLNVAEGKITDAKIYGDFFGLGEVKDVEDALVGTKYEKNALKEVVDAIDVKKYFGNIETNDLFELIY; from the coding sequence ATGATTTTTGTACCAAATGATTTAAGAGACCCACGAGTAAACTTAGCGATTGAAACTTTTTTATTGCAAGAAATGGCTATTGACGAGCCGATTTTACTTTTTTATATCAATGAACCATCAATTATCATTGGTCGTAACCAAAATACGATTGAAGAGATTAACAAAGAATATGTGGATGAAAATGGAATCCATGTTGTTCGCCGTTTTAGTGGTGGTGGGGCAGTTTATCACGATGAAGGAAATCTAAACTTTAGTTTCATCATGCCTGATGATGGCAATTCATTCCGCGATTTTGAAAAAGTAACGAAGCCAATTATTCAAGCACTACATGATATGGGCGTTGAAGGGGCACAACTAAAAGGTCGTAATGATTTAGTCATCAATGACATGAAGTTCTCTGGAAATGCGATGTATGCTACAAATGGTCGCATGTTTGCGCATGGTACAATCATGTTTGACAGCGATGTAAATGAAGTGGTGAACTCCTTAAAAGTTCGTAAAGATAAAATTGAGTCAAAAGGTATCAAATCGATTCGTTCACGGGTAACGAATATCAAACCATTCTTACCAAAAGAGAATCAAGAGATGACAACGGAAGAATTCAGTCAAGAAATCTTATTGAAAATCTTTGGTGTCGATTCAGTAGAAGCTATCAAAACGTATACCTTAACTGATAATGATTGGGAAAAAGTCAAAGCAATCTCAGAAAAATATTATGCGAACTGGGATTGGAACTATGGAAAATCTCCAGCTTTTGACATTGAACGTCGTAAACGATTCCCAATTGGTTCTATTGAAGTGCGCTTAAATGTTGCAGAAGGCAAAATTACTGATGCGAAAATTTATGGTGATTTCTTTGGTTTAGGAGAAGTAAAAGACGTAGAAGATGCTTTAGTAGGAACAAAATATGAAAAAAATGCGTTAAAAGAAGTCGTTGATGCTATCGATGTGAAAAAATATTTTGGGAACATTGAAACAAACGATTTATTTGAATTAATTTATTAA
- a CDS encoding MerR family transcriptional regulator — translation MENQQEYSIGAFSTRVHLSVDTLRYYEKEGLLKPRRNQQNQRIYTENDYEWTLFILRLKQIGMPIRDIQTYAKLRYQGDETINERLQLLYKQEQLLEKQRHEIDEHLAFLAKKITIYHEKIVDME, via the coding sequence ATGGAAAATCAACAAGAATATTCAATTGGCGCTTTTTCAACACGTGTTCATTTGAGCGTGGATACGTTGAGATATTATGAAAAAGAAGGATTGCTTAAACCAAGGCGCAATCAACAAAATCAACGTATCTATACAGAAAACGATTATGAATGGACACTGTTTATTTTACGTCTGAAACAAATTGGCATGCCTATTCGCGACATTCAAACATACGCGAAACTCCGATACCAAGGAGATGAAACAATCAACGAACGTTTACAATTGCTTTATAAACAAGAACAACTTCTTGAAAAACAGCGACACGAAATTGATGAACATCTAGCATTTTTAGCAAAAAAAATAACTATCTATCACGAAAAAATAGTTGACATGGAGTAA
- a CDS encoding MBL fold metallo-hydrolase, with product MKLTVLGCLGAYPYNGEGTTSFLLQSEGYNLLLDAGSATLIQLEKVFNPLDLDAVILSHYHPDHVADLGVLQHYWQLFPKTEERPILPIYGHGEDAEQFARLTLPNVSEGHDYLKVEQLNLGPFSVTFMKTIHPVVCYAMRFVENSTGKIFVFTGDSGYLESFVDFAKDADLFLADTYLFEGNENHIAHFTSKEAGEISRQAGVKKLVLTHLPQFGDLEQLRTEASAAAQHEVPVELAKVGKTFEI from the coding sequence ATGAAACTAACAGTTTTAGGTTGCCTTGGCGCATATCCTTATAATGGGGAAGGTACAACGAGTTTTTTATTGCAATCAGAAGGTTATAATCTACTGCTTGATGCGGGAAGTGCAACATTGATTCAACTGGAAAAAGTGTTTAATCCATTAGATTTAGATGCAGTGATTCTCAGTCATTATCATCCCGATCATGTGGCTGATTTAGGTGTGCTACAACATTATTGGCAATTATTCCCCAAAACAGAAGAACGGCCAATTCTACCGATTTATGGTCATGGAGAAGATGCCGAACAGTTTGCTCGCTTGACCTTACCGAATGTTTCAGAAGGACATGATTATCTAAAAGTAGAACAGTTGAACTTAGGACCTTTTTCTGTTACATTTATGAAGACGATTCATCCTGTCGTTTGTTACGCAATGCGGTTTGTAGAAAATAGTACAGGTAAAATATTTGTATTTACTGGTGACTCTGGTTATTTAGAAAGTTTTGTTGATTTTGCCAAAGATGCGGATTTATTTTTAGCAGATACCTATCTGTTTGAAGGTAATGAAAATCATATTGCGCATTTTACTTCTAAAGAAGCTGGAGAAATTTCACGTCAAGCAGGGGTGAAAAAATTAGTTTTAACTCATTTACCTCAATTCGGTGATTTGGAACAATTACGCACCGAAGCAAGTGCAGCAGCGCAGCATGAAGTGCCTGTCGAATTAGCAAAAGTAGGGAAAACTTTTGAAATTTAG
- a CDS encoding SDR family NAD(P)-dependent oxidoreductase, which translates to MKKYIVITGASSGIGAATARAFAQRGKNVILIARREEKLLEVKEQIQQACPEVDIVVHPFDLTQVAELEKLFQQLDSYFIEAWINNAGFGYYTMVEEQSIGRTSALLQLNVEALTILSMLYVQKYQQQPQTQLINISSAGGYTIVPTAVTYCASKFYVSSFTEGLALELRASNSPLQAKVLAPAATKTEFGKVANNTTTYNYDQAFSRYHDSEEMAQFLMQLYDSDSIVGSIDRETFTFVLSDHKFSYAGTSKNNQQLTKEK; encoded by the coding sequence ATGAAAAAGTACATTGTTATTACAGGAGCTAGCTCCGGAATTGGGGCGGCTACAGCGAGAGCTTTTGCCCAAAGAGGAAAAAATGTCATTTTAATCGCTCGTCGTGAAGAAAAATTACTAGAAGTGAAAGAACAAATTCAGCAGGCTTGTCCAGAGGTTGATATTGTGGTGCATCCATTTGATTTAACGCAAGTTGCCGAACTAGAAAAGCTATTTCAGCAATTAGACAGCTATTTTATTGAAGCTTGGATTAATAATGCGGGCTTTGGTTATTACACAATGGTGGAGGAACAATCCATTGGGCGTACATCTGCCTTATTGCAACTCAATGTAGAGGCGCTCACGATTTTATCCATGCTGTACGTACAAAAATACCAACAGCAACCACAGACGCAATTGATTAATATTTCATCGGCGGGTGGTTATACAATCGTTCCAACGGCGGTAACGTATTGTGCCTCAAAATTTTATGTTAGCTCTTTTACAGAAGGTTTGGCTTTAGAATTACGTGCGTCAAATTCACCGCTACAAGCGAAGGTTTTGGCGCCGGCAGCAACAAAAACGGAATTTGGCAAGGTCGCCAACAACACGACAACATATAATTATGACCAAGCCTTTTCAAGATACCATGACAGTGAAGAGATGGCGCAGTTCTTAATGCAACTCTACGATAGTGATAGTATTGTGGGTTCGATTGATCGAGAAACGTTTACTTTCGTCTTAAGTGATCATAAATTTTCTTATGCAGGTACTAGCAAAAATAATCAACAACTGACCAAAGAAAAATAG